A stretch of the Arachis stenosperma cultivar V10309 chromosome 6, arast.V10309.gnm1.PFL2, whole genome shotgun sequence genome encodes the following:
- the LOC130933026 gene encoding zinc finger protein ZAT11-like, producing the protein MSQMKREIDQIDLANCLMLLSNNPIIRKKRSLNNNGEVEFECKTCNRKFPSFQALGGHRTSHNKKPKLESEPNNNNNNNVDTKPKMHECSICGQEFSLGQALGGHMRRHRSPNDQHQQLVSSMNEIKHVVVKVPVFKRSNSLRVRCLDLNLTPLENDLKLLFGSITPNNKLHALV; encoded by the coding sequence ATGAGTCAGATGAAGAGAGAAATAGATCAAATAGACTTGGCGAATTGCCTTATGCTTCTCTctaataatccaataattagaaagaaaagaagcctCAATAACAATGGTGAAGTGGAATTCGAGTGCAAGACATGTAACCGCAAGTTCCCATCGTTTCAAGCACTTGGAGGCCACAGAACAAGCCACAACAAGAAGCCAAAGCTGGAATCagaacccaacaacaacaacaacaacaacgtTGATACTAAGCCGAAGATGCATGAGTGCTCTATTTGTGGCCAAGAATTCTCTCTTGGTCAGGCACTCGGAGGCCACATGAGAAGGCACAGATCACCAAATGATCAACATCAACAACTTGTGTCTTCTATGAATGAGATTAAACATGTTGTCGTTAAAGTTCCGGTTTTCAAGAGATCTAATAGTCTAAGGGTTAGGTGCTTGGACTTGAACCTAACACCATTGGAGAATGATTTGAAGCTGCTCTTTGGAAGTATTACTCCTAATAATAAGCTTCATGCCTTAGTTTGA